From the genome of Pseudomonadota bacterium, one region includes:
- a CDS encoding helix-turn-helix domain-containing protein codes for MKKDHFEKLVASIKEAGEIKAGRSTASRTYEIGPPEIKIVREKLNVSQSEFALMIGVSIRTLQNWEQGRRKPEGPAKALLRIASRNPSAVLDALHAE; via the coding sequence ATGAAAAAAGATCATTTTGAAAAACTTGTCGCAAGCATCAAAGAAGCCGGAGAAATCAAAGCCGGACGAAGCACCGCAAGCCGAACATATGAAATAGGGCCACCTGAGATAAAGATAGTACGAGAAAAACTCAATGTCTCTCAAAGTGAATTCGCACTTATGATTGGAGTCAGTATTCGAACATTGCAGAATTGGGAGCAAGGAAGAAGAAAGCCTGAAGGGCCAGCGAAAGCATTGTTGCGAATCGCATCAAGAAATCCCAGTGCTGTCCTTGATGCTTTACATGCCGAATAG